In Saccharothrix syringae, the following are encoded in one genomic region:
- a CDS encoding glycoside hydrolase family 2 protein — protein sequence MNRRTLHDGWRLSAVGGPVPDDLAVRHVPAEVPGSTHLDLLAAGLVPEPYLDSNETALAWMHRVDWRYETTFDAEAARPGESVELAFDGLDTVAEVELNGALLGRTANMFRSYRFDVREHLRDGANELVVTFRSALAYAEEQERALGRRPRAYPHPMNAIRKMACSFGWDWGPDLQTAGIWKPVRLERWATARLAAVRPLVTVVDGTGRVEVHVEVDRADDAELTAVATVGGVEGTARVDGTTAVVTVEVPDVELWWPVGHGAQPLYDLDVVLKADEEVDRTSRRVGFRTITVDTEPDEVGSPFTFVVNGTRIFAKGANWIPDDHFLTRITRDRLARRVDQAVAANMNMLRVWGGGIYESDDFYDVCDERGVLVWQDFLFACAAYAEDAPLWEEVEAEARENVTRLVSHPSLALWNGNNENVWGFADWGWAEELAGRTWGLGYYTDLLPRVVAELDPTRHYSPGSPYSPGREHPNAETHGTRHEWEVWNRVDYTHYRDHAPRFCSEFGFQGPPTWATLTKWVHDEPMTPTSPAFLLHQKAEDGNGKLDRGLAPHLPAPEAFEDWHWATQLNQARAVAFGVEHFRSHWPRTAGALVWQLNDCWPVTSWAAVDGEERPKPLYYALRHAFAPRLLTVQPRDGRDALVAVNDTDETWSGEVALSRQTFAGEELAAVRLPLDVPARSVTTLELADELLSPADPKGEVLVATTADARAAHLFREDLELAYDPEPLTTRVERVDGGYRVDVTATSFARDVTLLADRVAGDAEVDDALVTLTAGETHSFLVRTAATPADPDELVGPLVLRSANGLCAVRA from the coding sequence ATGAACCGCAGGACTCTGCACGACGGGTGGCGACTGAGCGCGGTGGGCGGGCCGGTGCCCGACGACCTCGCGGTGCGGCACGTCCCCGCCGAGGTGCCCGGCAGCACCCACCTCGACCTGCTCGCCGCCGGCCTCGTCCCCGAGCCGTACCTGGACTCCAACGAAACCGCGCTGGCGTGGATGCACCGCGTCGACTGGCGCTACGAGACGACCTTCGACGCCGAGGCCGCCCGGCCCGGCGAGTCGGTCGAGCTGGCCTTCGACGGCCTGGACACCGTCGCCGAGGTGGAGTTGAACGGCGCGCTGCTCGGCCGGACCGCCAACATGTTCCGCTCCTACCGCTTCGACGTGCGCGAGCACCTGCGCGACGGCGCCAACGAGCTGGTGGTCACCTTCCGCTCGGCCCTCGCCTACGCCGAGGAGCAGGAGCGGGCACTCGGCCGCCGCCCGCGCGCCTACCCGCACCCGATGAACGCGATCCGCAAGATGGCCTGCTCGTTCGGCTGGGACTGGGGCCCCGACCTCCAGACCGCCGGCATCTGGAAGCCGGTGCGGTTGGAGCGCTGGGCCACCGCGCGCCTGGCGGCGGTCCGCCCGCTGGTGACCGTGGTGGACGGCACCGGGCGGGTCGAGGTGCACGTGGAGGTCGACCGCGCCGACGACGCCGAGCTGACCGCGGTCGCGACCGTGGGCGGGGTCGAGGGCACCGCGCGGGTCGACGGGACCACGGCCGTGGTCACCGTGGAGGTGCCGGACGTCGAGCTGTGGTGGCCCGTCGGCCACGGCGCGCAGCCCCTGTACGACCTGGACGTCGTCCTCAAGGCGGACGAGGAGGTGGACCGGACCTCGCGCCGCGTCGGGTTCCGCACGATCACCGTGGACACCGAGCCCGACGAGGTCGGCAGCCCGTTCACCTTCGTGGTCAACGGGACGCGGATCTTCGCCAAGGGCGCCAACTGGATCCCGGACGACCACTTCCTCACTCGGATCACGCGTGACCGGCTCGCGCGCCGGGTGGACCAGGCCGTCGCGGCGAACATGAACATGCTGCGCGTCTGGGGTGGCGGCATCTACGAGTCGGACGACTTCTACGACGTGTGCGACGAGCGCGGCGTGCTGGTCTGGCAGGACTTCCTGTTCGCCTGCGCCGCCTACGCCGAGGACGCCCCGCTGTGGGAGGAGGTGGAGGCCGAGGCCCGGGAGAACGTCACCCGGCTGGTCTCGCACCCGTCCCTGGCGCTGTGGAACGGCAACAACGAGAACGTCTGGGGCTTCGCCGACTGGGGCTGGGCCGAGGAGCTGGCCGGCCGCACCTGGGGCCTGGGCTACTACACCGACCTGCTGCCCCGCGTCGTCGCCGAGCTCGACCCCACCCGGCACTACTCGCCCGGCAGCCCGTACAGCCCCGGCCGGGAGCACCCCAACGCCGAGACCCACGGCACCCGCCACGAGTGGGAGGTCTGGAACCGGGTCGACTACACCCACTACCGCGACCACGCGCCGCGGTTCTGCTCGGAGTTCGGCTTCCAGGGCCCGCCCACCTGGGCGACCCTGACCAAGTGGGTGCACGACGAGCCGATGACGCCGACCTCGCCCGCGTTCCTGCTGCACCAGAAGGCCGAGGACGGCAACGGCAAGCTCGACCGCGGCCTGGCGCCGCACCTGCCCGCGCCCGAGGCGTTCGAGGACTGGCACTGGGCGACCCAGCTCAACCAGGCCCGCGCGGTCGCCTTCGGCGTCGAGCACTTCCGCTCGCACTGGCCGCGCACCGCGGGCGCCCTGGTCTGGCAGCTCAACGACTGCTGGCCGGTCACCTCGTGGGCCGCCGTGGACGGTGAGGAGCGGCCGAAACCGCTGTACTACGCCCTGCGGCACGCCTTCGCGCCGCGGCTGCTGACCGTCCAGCCGCGGGACGGCCGGGACGCGCTGGTCGCGGTCAACGACACCGACGAGACCTGGTCCGGCGAGGTCGCGCTGTCCCGGCAGACCTTCGCGGGCGAGGAGCTGGCGGCGGTTAGACTCCCGCTCGACGTGCCGGCGCGGTCGGTGACGACGCTGGAGCTGGCGGACGAGCTGCTGTCGCCCGCGGACCCGAAGGGGGAGGTGCTGGTGGCGACCACGGCCGACGCGCGCGCCGCGCACCTGTTCCGGGAGGACCTGGAGCTGGCCTACGACCCCGAGCCGCTGACCACGCGCGTCGAGCGGGTCGACGGCGGCTACCGGGTCGACGTGACCGCGACGTCCTTCGCCCGCGACGTGACCCTGCTGGCCGACCGGGTCGCCGGGGACGCCGAGGTGGACGACGCCCTGGTGACGCTGACCGCGGGCGAGACCCACTCGTTCCTGGTGCGCACCGCCGCGACGCCGGCCGACCCGGACGAGCTGGTCGGGCCGCTGGTGCTGCGCAGCGCCAACGGCCTGTGCGCGGTGCGGGCGTGA
- a CDS encoding hemopexin repeat-containing protein, whose amino-acid sequence MTIQAVLSRSQLKWDTYMFLGNQYVSYSLTDNVIRVGPRGIDAGWPGLRDTQFADAIDAAVPFSYRPDPTRLVPPPEQEYIYIFKGDQYVRYDFQNEQIIYGPLDIGQWWPGMKDAGFDRDIDAAFLDHRDAGMSIFEDTYLFFKGDKYITYDPRADRVSGGPFSIGDKWPGLRAAGFDRDLDAVVYRIIPPVALGGPNKRQCYFVKGDKVLHFDLDEWKPLTDARPIGDLWYGLKGTDYASTKAAPPFPQVKARAEFRFHFNNPGETDPNPYGSISLNLKDGRHFRIWTQQNQGNSTPARSTAAATMNLPFTAADIASVGFWVDEYDLLSGDDFLARSTKDFSGNGSYTVSADDGSVTVDITIT is encoded by the coding sequence ATGACCATCCAGGCCGTCCTGAGCCGATCCCAACTCAAGTGGGACACCTACATGTTCCTCGGGAACCAGTACGTGTCCTACAGCCTCACCGACAACGTCATCCGCGTCGGTCCGCGGGGCATCGACGCGGGCTGGCCCGGCCTGCGCGACACCCAGTTCGCCGACGCGATCGACGCCGCCGTCCCGTTCTCCTACCGCCCGGACCCCACGAGGCTCGTGCCGCCGCCCGAGCAGGAGTACATCTACATCTTCAAGGGCGACCAGTACGTGCGCTACGACTTCCAGAACGAGCAGATCATCTACGGCCCCCTCGACATCGGCCAGTGGTGGCCGGGCATGAAGGACGCCGGGTTCGACCGGGACATCGACGCCGCCTTCCTGGACCACCGCGACGCCGGCATGTCGATCTTCGAGGACACCTACCTGTTCTTCAAGGGCGACAAGTACATCACCTACGACCCGCGCGCCGACCGGGTGTCCGGGGGCCCGTTCAGCATCGGGGACAAGTGGCCCGGCCTGCGGGCCGCGGGCTTCGACCGGGACCTCGACGCGGTGGTGTACCGCATCATCCCCCCGGTGGCCCTGGGCGGCCCCAACAAGCGGCAGTGCTACTTCGTCAAGGGCGACAAGGTCCTGCACTTCGACCTCGACGAGTGGAAGCCGCTGACCGACGCCCGCCCCATCGGTGACCTCTGGTACGGGCTCAAGGGCACCGACTACGCCTCGACCAAGGCCGCCCCGCCCTTCCCGCAGGTCAAGGCACGCGCCGAGTTCAGGTTCCACTTCAACAACCCCGGCGAGACGGACCCCAACCCCTACGGCTCGATCAGCCTGAACCTCAAGGACGGCCGCCACTTCCGGATCTGGACCCAGCAGAACCAGGGCAACTCCACCCCGGCCCGCAGCACCGCCGCCGCGACCATGAACCTGCCCTTCACCGCGGCCGACATCGCGAGCGTCGGTTTCTGGGTCGACGAGTACGACCTGCTCAGCGGCGACGACTTCCTCGCCCGCAGCACCAAGGACTTCTCCGGCAACGGCTCCTACACCGTGTCCGCCGACGACGGCAGCGTCACCGTCGACATCACCATCACCTGA
- a CDS encoding RICIN domain-containing protein, whose protein sequence is MNTETAPKGAGRAAGAGARPAHRLAACAATLVLALAGTVAVAPTARADDLPTGTFKLLTSQGGCADVEYVRSFWVAIRNNCATLDTGQQLVYDLLTKQIHALSNPGLCFESQAGLFGYALAMRACDNALPGQKWERYVVAAGGVYAVKPYNTPSAVLSTAAVDLGQALGVDAPVNPLAPAYTWTFTLL, encoded by the coding sequence ATGAACACCGAGACCGCACCGAAGGGTGCCGGACGGGCGGCCGGCGCCGGTGCCCGCCCGGCCCACCGCCTCGCGGCGTGCGCGGCCACGCTCGTGCTCGCCCTGGCGGGCACGGTCGCCGTCGCGCCGACCGCACGCGCGGACGACCTGCCGACCGGCACGTTCAAGCTGCTCACCTCCCAGGGCGGGTGCGCCGACGTCGAGTACGTGCGGAGCTTCTGGGTCGCGATCCGCAACAACTGCGCCACCCTCGACACGGGCCAGCAGCTGGTCTACGACCTGCTGACCAAGCAGATCCACGCCCTGAGCAACCCCGGCCTGTGCTTCGAGTCCCAAGCCGGCCTGTTCGGCTACGCCCTCGCCATGCGGGCGTGCGACAACGCCCTCCCCGGCCAGAAATGGGAGCGGTACGTCGTCGCGGCCGGGGGCGTCTACGCGGTCAAGCCGTACAACACCCCCTCCGCGGTGCTGTCGACCGCGGCCGTCGACCTCGGGCAGGCGCTCGGCGTCGACGCACCGGTCAACCCCCTCGCGCCCGCCTACACCTGGACGTTCACGCTCCTCTGA
- a CDS encoding ABC transporter ATP-binding protein, with translation MTTLEARDLVKDFHVRVGLKRVKLRAVDHVSFTLTPGRTVALVGESGSGKSTIARMISRLEKPTSGSIAVTDDGGARVPDRAYRDHVQMVFQDPFASLNPFHTIAHHLERPLRLHGRPHGWDEVVRLLERVSLPGRDVAHRRPHELSGGQRQRVAIARALAPGAKVVVADEPVSMLDVSIRLGVLNLLARLQREEELAVLYITHDLATARHFSDDVLVLYKGRVVERGPADDVILNPQHPYTKILASAAPNPDARGRSLAIDPAEVERAGAAAAYDHTTRRWEDVAT, from the coding sequence GTGACCACGTTGGAAGCACGCGACCTGGTCAAGGACTTCCACGTCCGGGTGGGCCTCAAGCGGGTGAAGCTGCGGGCGGTGGACCACGTGTCGTTCACCCTCACGCCGGGGCGCACGGTGGCGCTGGTCGGCGAGTCCGGGTCGGGGAAGTCCACCATCGCCCGGATGATCTCGCGGTTGGAGAAGCCGACCTCGGGGTCGATCGCGGTGACCGACGACGGCGGGGCGCGGGTGCCCGACCGGGCGTACCGGGACCACGTGCAGATGGTGTTCCAGGACCCGTTCGCCTCGCTCAACCCGTTCCACACCATCGCCCACCACCTGGAGCGACCGCTCAGGCTGCACGGCAGGCCGCACGGGTGGGACGAGGTGGTCCGGCTGCTGGAGCGGGTGTCGCTGCCCGGCCGCGACGTGGCCCACCGCCGCCCGCACGAGCTGTCGGGCGGTCAGCGGCAGCGCGTGGCCATCGCGCGGGCGCTGGCACCGGGCGCGAAGGTCGTGGTGGCCGACGAACCGGTGTCGATGCTCGACGTGTCGATCCGGCTGGGCGTGCTCAACCTGCTGGCGCGGTTGCAGCGCGAGGAGGAGCTGGCCGTCCTCTACATCACGCACGACCTGGCCACGGCCCGGCACTTCTCCGACGACGTCCTGGTGCTCTACAAGGGGCGGGTGGTCGAGCGGGGACCCGCCGACGACGTGATCCTCAACCCGCAGCACCCGTACACGAAGATCCTGGCGTCCGCCGCGCCGAACCCGGACGCCCGGGGCCGCTCGCTGGCCATCGACCCGGCCGAGGTCGAGCGGGCCGGCGCCGCCGCCGCGTACGACCACACCACGCGGCGCTGGGAGGACGTGGCGACGTGA
- a CDS encoding dipeptide/oligopeptide/nickel ABC transporter permease/ATP-binding protein — MTDLSPATVEPPVRRGRSALRSMLPRWSPKLGVGLGLIVAITLFGLVGPLLLGDPNTIRDLGLTSPGGEFPLGTTLTGQDVLAQLASATRGSLYIGLLVGVMATALSALFGIVGSYVGGYVDEAFSLFSNVMLVIPGLPLVIVISAFVPADQRGSWTIAVVLAITGWAASARVLRAQTLSLRNRDYVAAAKVSGEKPWRVITVEILPNLLPLLASQFVFAVIYAILSEAGLSFLGLGASNSQTLGTMLYYAQNGFALQREAWWWFVPPGLIIALFGCGLALVNFSIDEIINPKLRDIPRRASEEPERAPEPAERADDVVLTVRDLSVVYQVGTPVHAVKDVSLTLRRGEILGLAGESGCGKTTLAYAVNRLHRPPAEVTGGSVTFHDRSGDDVDVLALTPGELREFRWSKLSMVFQGAMNALNPVLTVRAQLEDVLTTHRPEMTRAQRRARCEEVLKLVGVDVRRLRSYPHELSGGMRQRVMIAMALLLDPQVMIMDEPTTALDVVVQRGILREILRLRDEIGFAVLFITHDLPLLLELADRIAVMKEGEVVEYRGAREMYEDPEHPYTRQLLDSFPSLTGERGAFVRSGEPAGSGGAL, encoded by the coding sequence GTGACCGATCTCAGTCCCGCCACCGTGGAACCGCCCGTGCGGCGCGGGCGGTCCGCCCTGCGGTCGATGCTGCCGCGCTGGTCGCCCAAGCTGGGCGTCGGCCTCGGCCTGATCGTGGCGATCACGCTGTTCGGCCTGGTCGGGCCGCTGCTGCTGGGCGACCCGAACACCATCCGCGACCTCGGCCTGACCTCGCCGGGCGGCGAGTTCCCGCTCGGCACGACGCTGACCGGGCAGGACGTGCTGGCCCAGTTGGCGAGCGCGACCCGGGGTTCGCTCTACATCGGCCTGCTGGTCGGCGTGATGGCCACCGCGCTGTCGGCGCTGTTCGGCATCGTCGGCAGCTACGTCGGCGGGTACGTCGACGAGGCGTTCTCGCTGTTCTCCAACGTCATGCTGGTCATCCCCGGCCTGCCGCTGGTGATCGTGATCTCCGCGTTCGTGCCCGCCGACCAGCGCGGCTCGTGGACCATCGCGGTGGTGCTGGCCATCACCGGCTGGGCGGCCTCGGCCCGGGTGCTGCGCGCCCAGACGCTGTCGCTGCGCAACCGCGACTACGTGGCGGCGGCCAAGGTGTCCGGCGAGAAGCCGTGGCGCGTGATCACCGTGGAGATCCTGCCCAACCTGCTGCCGCTGCTGGCCTCGCAGTTCGTGTTCGCGGTGATCTACGCGATCCTGAGCGAGGCGGGCCTGTCGTTCCTGGGGCTGGGCGCGTCCAACTCGCAGACCCTGGGCACGATGCTCTACTACGCCCAGAACGGCTTCGCGCTCCAGCGCGAGGCGTGGTGGTGGTTCGTGCCGCCGGGGTTGATCATCGCGCTGTTCGGGTGCGGCCTGGCGCTGGTGAACTTCAGCATCGACGAGATCATCAACCCCAAGCTGCGGGACATCCCCCGCAGGGCGTCGGAGGAGCCGGAGCGGGCCCCGGAGCCGGCGGAGCGCGCCGACGACGTGGTGCTGACCGTGCGGGACCTGTCCGTGGTCTACCAGGTGGGCACGCCCGTGCACGCGGTCAAGGACGTGTCGCTGACGCTGCGGCGGGGCGAGATCCTGGGGCTGGCCGGCGAGTCCGGGTGCGGCAAGACGACCCTGGCCTACGCGGTCAACCGGCTGCACCGGCCGCCGGCCGAGGTGACCGGCGGGTCGGTGACCTTCCACGACCGCTCCGGGGACGACGTCGACGTGCTGGCGCTGACGCCCGGCGAGCTGCGGGAGTTCCGCTGGTCGAAGCTGTCCATGGTCTTCCAGGGCGCGATGAACGCCCTCAACCCGGTGCTGACCGTCCGGGCGCAGCTGGAGGACGTGCTCACCACGCACCGGCCGGAGATGACCAGGGCGCAGCGCAGGGCCCGCTGCGAGGAGGTGCTGAAGCTGGTCGGCGTGGACGTGCGGCGGTTGCGCTCCTACCCGCACGAGCTGTCCGGCGGCATGCGGCAGCGCGTGATGATCGCGATGGCGCTGCTGCTCGACCCGCAGGTCATGATCATGGACGAGCCGACCACCGCGCTGGACGTGGTGGTGCAGCGCGGCATCCTGCGCGAGATCCTGCGGCTGCGCGACGAGATCGGCTTCGCCGTCCTGTTCATCACCCACGACCTGCCGCTGCTGCTGGAGCTGGCCGACCGCATCGCGGTGATGAAGGAGGGCGAGGTCGTCGAGTACCGGGGCGCGCGGGAGATGTACGAGGACCCGGAGCACCCGTACACGCGGCAACTGCTCGACTCGTTCCCCAGCCTGACCGGCGAGCGCGGCGCGTTCGTCCGCTCGGGTGAGCCCGCTGGTTCCGGAGGTGCCCTGTGA
- a CDS encoding ABC transporter permease yields the protein MRYYARKFAFYLVAFWAALTLNFFIPRLMPGNPVDILMAKLAQRGGTVDPSARRAYELLLGGDSGDPLLQQYLSYLDNMFRGDLGVSVSSFPTPVSEIIGQALPWTLVLVGIATFLSFALGIALGTFVGWRRGTWLDGLVPATTVLAAVPYFWLALILAAVLAAGLGWFPLLGGYDVVLTPGWDGEFIGSAIYHGTLPALTIVISSVGGWLLGMRNMMVSTTAEDYVLTARAKGLRDSRIMVKYAARNAVLPSVAGFAISLGFVVSGSVITEQVFSYPGIGSKLLQAVQNNDYALMQGIFLVITVAVLGANLLVDLLYAVIDPRTRVGG from the coding sequence ATGAGGTACTACGCCCGAAAGTTCGCGTTCTACCTGGTCGCCTTCTGGGCGGCGCTGACGCTGAACTTCTTCATCCCGAGGCTGATGCCGGGCAACCCGGTGGACATCCTCATGGCGAAGCTCGCGCAACGGGGCGGGACCGTGGACCCGTCGGCCCGCAGGGCGTACGAGCTGCTGCTCGGCGGCGACAGCGGCGACCCGCTCCTCCAGCAGTACCTGTCGTACCTGGACAACATGTTCCGGGGCGACCTCGGCGTGTCGGTGTCGTCGTTCCCGACGCCGGTGTCGGAGATCATCGGGCAGGCCCTGCCCTGGACCCTGGTGCTGGTGGGCATCGCGACGTTCCTGTCGTTCGCCCTCGGCATCGCCCTGGGCACGTTCGTCGGCTGGCGGCGCGGCACCTGGCTGGACGGCCTGGTGCCCGCCACCACCGTGCTCGCCGCCGTGCCGTACTTCTGGCTGGCGCTGATCCTGGCCGCGGTGCTGGCGGCGGGCCTGGGCTGGTTCCCGCTGCTCGGCGGCTACGACGTGGTGCTCACGCCGGGCTGGGACGGCGAGTTCATCGGCTCGGCGATCTACCACGGCACGCTGCCCGCGCTGACCATCGTCATCTCCTCGGTCGGCGGCTGGCTGCTGGGGATGCGCAACATGATGGTGTCCACCACGGCCGAGGACTACGTGCTGACCGCCAGGGCCAAGGGCCTGCGCGACTCGCGGATCATGGTCAAGTACGCGGCCCGCAACGCGGTGCTGCCGTCCGTGGCCGGGTTCGCGATCTCGCTGGGCTTCGTGGTGTCCGGCTCGGTCATCACCGAGCAGGTGTTCTCCTACCCGGGCATCGGCTCCAAGCTGCTCCAGGCCGTGCAGAACAACGACTACGCGCTGATGCAGGGCATCTTCCTGGTGATCACCGTCGCCGTGCTCGGCGCGAACCTGCTGGTGGACCTGCTGTACGCCGTCATCGACCCGCGCACCCGCGTCGGCGGCTGA